The proteins below come from a single Poecilia reticulata strain Guanapo linkage group LG5, Guppy_female_1.0+MT, whole genome shotgun sequence genomic window:
- the ikbke gene encoding inhibitor of nuclear factor kappa-B kinase subunit epsilon isoform X2: protein MREFEMLRKLNHSNIVRLFAVEELQTKQKVLVMEYCSGGSLLNLLEDPENAFGLPEAEFLTVLQCIVQGMNHLREYGVVHRDIKPGNIMRQVGEDGKSVYKLTDFGAARELEDDEKFVSIYGTEEYLHPDMYERAVLRKPHQKSYGVSVDLWSIGVTLYHSATGSLPFTPFEGPRKNKLTMYKITTEKPMGAIAGTQRVEGGSIEWSYHLPYSCQLSQGLKALLVPVLAGIMEADQGRCWGFDQFFTATTDVLQRQPVYLFSLQQAMAHSIYVHHYNTVSVFFEEVAAQTGIGIPQQQLMYLGHDLVLEGGMKVVNLPCTSSSQPLILLSSTPETNASLPFREPETPPFPSKFDVATDYNFSKVIVGIVHQYKRIVLLLHTYRELLLQGYYSYMMKLRHECTEAMHSIAIITIRLQSYLSAQHRIHKLALYSAENQGSVDNSSQKLQLVHQHLPIYSAGIREFQTQLEHLQIQQAKLAETLTHDKGCQKMQMLLEKITAIHQQYRKDRLTGKLLYNDEQIHKFEKIHLLSHIKRVKSLFREECVQRYKELLASTRTWSSILLNMQTRLQDFTSFSAGLLGDLDVSEQQQSKAMDRILSSSQFGRAEQQPEVTPRDKSQMVFRMHHLRDEMELLVRELQCNNSIIESLGGVNSSAALEAGPTRPSTL, encoded by the exons ATGAGAGAGTTCGAGATGCTCAGGAAGCTCAACCACAGCAACATTGTGAGGCTGTTTGCTGTCGAGGAG CTGCAAACAAAGCAGAAGGTCCTGGTGATGGAGTATTGTTCAGGAGGGAGTCTGCTCAACCTGCTCGAGGACCCAGAAAACGCCTTTGGCTTGCCTGAAGCAGAGTTCCTCACTGTCTTGCAGTGCATAG tGCAGGGTATGAATCATCTGCGGGAATACGGAGTAGTGCATCGGGACATCAAGCCGGGGAACATAATGAGGCAGGTTGGAGAGGACGGCAAGTCCGTCTACAAGCTGACAGACTTCGGAGCGGCGCGAGAGCTGGAAGACGACGAGAAGTTTGTGTCCATTTATGGAACTGAGGAATATCTG CACCCAGACATGTATGAACGCGCTGTGCTGCGCAAGCCTCATCAGAAATCCTACGGCGTGAGCGTAGACTTGTGGAGCATCGGCGTGACCTTGTACCACTCCGCCACAGGGAGTCTCCCTTTCACACCTTTCGAAGGACCCCGTAAAAACAAACTCACCAT GTACAAGATAACCACAGAGAAGCCCATGGGAGCGATAGCCGGCACGCAGCGGGTGGAAGGCGGTTCTATAGAGTGGAGCTACCACTTACCTTACAGCTGCCAGCTTTCACA GGGTCTGAAAGCCCTTCTAGTTCCCGTCCTCGCAGGCATAATGGAGGCCGACCAAGGCAGGTGTTGGGGTTTTGACCAGTTCTTCACAGCCACTACAGACGTATTGCAGCGGCAGCCCGTTTATCTGTTCTCCCTGCAGCAGGCCATGGCTCACAGTATTTACGTCCATCACTACAACAC AGTGTCGGTGTTCTTTGAAGAGGTGGCAGCTCAGACTGGCATCGGCATcccgcagcagcagctcatgtACCTGGGCCATGATTTGGTCCTGGAGGGCGGCATGAAGGTGGTGAACCTTCCCTGCACTTCATCTTCCCAGCCTCTCATTCTGCTCAGCAGCACGCCGGAGACCAACGCCAGCCTGCCCTTCAGAGAGC cGGAGACGCCTCCCTTTCCATCCAAGTTTGACGTAGCGACAGATTACAATTTCTCCAAG gtaataGTGGGAATAGTTCACCAGTACAAGAGAATCGTACTGTTGCTTCACACATACAGAGAGTTGCTGCTGCAGGGATACTACAGCTACAT GATGAAGTTGCGTCACGAGTGCACAGAGGCCATGCACAGCATTGCAATAATCACCATTAGACTGCAGTCCTACCTCAGCGCGCAGCACAGGATTCACAAACT AGCTTTATATTCGGCTGAAAATCAAGGCTCCGTTGATAACTCCagtcagaagctgcagctg GTTCATCAGCATCTGCCTATTTATTCTGCTGGCATCCGAGAGTTTCAGACTCAGCTGGAGCACCTGCAGATACAGCAGGCCAAGCTGGCGGAGACCCTCACTCATGATAAGGG CTGTCAGAAGATGCAGATGCTGCTGGAGAAGATAACAGCAATTCATCAGCAGTATCGCAAAGACAGACTCACAGGAA AACTTCTGTATAACGATGAGCAAATACACAAGTTTGAGAA AATCCACCTGTTGTCCCACATTAAGCGGGTGAAATCTCTCTTCAGAGAGGAATGTGTGCAGAGGTATAAAGAGCTCTTGGCCTCAACAAGGACGTGGAGCAG cattttgctGAACATGCAGACTCGACTGCAGGACTTCACTTCTTTCTCTGCTGGCTTACTGGGAGACTTGGATGTTAGCgagcagcagcagagtaaa GCCATGGACAGAATCCTTAGCTCTTCTCAGTTTGGTAGAGCTGAACAGCAGCCTGAAGTCACACCCAGGGACAAATCTCAGATGGTCTTCAG GATGCATCATCTGAGGGACGAAATGGAGCTTCTGGTCAGAGAACTACAGTGTAACAACAGCATCATAGAGAG CCTCGGCGGAGTGAATTCTTCAGCTGCTCTGGAGGCCGGTCCGACCAGACCGTCCACACTGTGA
- the ikbke gene encoding inhibitor of nuclear factor kappa-B kinase subunit epsilon isoform X1 has product MNNNSANSRTGTSMSGITGSTANYLWSMHDVLGQGATASVYKARNKRSGELVAVKVFNVLSYSRPHDVQMREFEMLRKLNHSNIVRLFAVEELQTKQKVLVMEYCSGGSLLNLLEDPENAFGLPEAEFLTVLQCIVQGMNHLREYGVVHRDIKPGNIMRQVGEDGKSVYKLTDFGAARELEDDEKFVSIYGTEEYLHPDMYERAVLRKPHQKSYGVSVDLWSIGVTLYHSATGSLPFTPFEGPRKNKLTMYKITTEKPMGAIAGTQRVEGGSIEWSYHLPYSCQLSQGLKALLVPVLAGIMEADQGRCWGFDQFFTATTDVLQRQPVYLFSLQQAMAHSIYVHHYNTVSVFFEEVAAQTGIGIPQQQLMYLGHDLVLEGGMKVVNLPCTSSSQPLILLSSTPETNASLPFREPETPPFPSKFDVATDYNFSKVIVGIVHQYKRIVLLLHTYRELLLQGYYSYMMKLRHECTEAMHSIAIITIRLQSYLSAQHRIHKLALYSAENQGSVDNSSQKLQLVHQHLPIYSAGIREFQTQLEHLQIQQAKLAETLTHDKGCQKMQMLLEKITAIHQQYRKDRLTGKLLYNDEQIHKFEKIHLLSHIKRVKSLFREECVQRYKELLASTRTWSSILLNMQTRLQDFTSFSAGLLGDLDVSEQQQSKAMDRILSSSQFGRAEQQPEVTPRDKSQMVFRMHHLRDEMELLVRELQCNNSIIESLGGVNSSAALEAGPTRPSTL; this is encoded by the exons ATGAATAACAACTCGGCCAActccagaaccggaaccag TATGTCGGGTATAACAGGAAGCACAGCAAACTACCTGTGGTCTATGCATGACGTCCTCGGGCAGGGGGCCACTGCCAGCGTCTACAAAGCGCGCAACAAG AGATCAGGCGAGCTGGTGGCTGTGAAAGTGTTCAACGTGCTGAGCTACAGCCGCCCCCATGATGTCCAGATGAGAGAGTTCGAGATGCTCAGGAAGCTCAACCACAGCAACATTGTGAGGCTGTTTGCTGTCGAGGAG CTGCAAACAAAGCAGAAGGTCCTGGTGATGGAGTATTGTTCAGGAGGGAGTCTGCTCAACCTGCTCGAGGACCCAGAAAACGCCTTTGGCTTGCCTGAAGCAGAGTTCCTCACTGTCTTGCAGTGCATAG tGCAGGGTATGAATCATCTGCGGGAATACGGAGTAGTGCATCGGGACATCAAGCCGGGGAACATAATGAGGCAGGTTGGAGAGGACGGCAAGTCCGTCTACAAGCTGACAGACTTCGGAGCGGCGCGAGAGCTGGAAGACGACGAGAAGTTTGTGTCCATTTATGGAACTGAGGAATATCTG CACCCAGACATGTATGAACGCGCTGTGCTGCGCAAGCCTCATCAGAAATCCTACGGCGTGAGCGTAGACTTGTGGAGCATCGGCGTGACCTTGTACCACTCCGCCACAGGGAGTCTCCCTTTCACACCTTTCGAAGGACCCCGTAAAAACAAACTCACCAT GTACAAGATAACCACAGAGAAGCCCATGGGAGCGATAGCCGGCACGCAGCGGGTGGAAGGCGGTTCTATAGAGTGGAGCTACCACTTACCTTACAGCTGCCAGCTTTCACA GGGTCTGAAAGCCCTTCTAGTTCCCGTCCTCGCAGGCATAATGGAGGCCGACCAAGGCAGGTGTTGGGGTTTTGACCAGTTCTTCACAGCCACTACAGACGTATTGCAGCGGCAGCCCGTTTATCTGTTCTCCCTGCAGCAGGCCATGGCTCACAGTATTTACGTCCATCACTACAACAC AGTGTCGGTGTTCTTTGAAGAGGTGGCAGCTCAGACTGGCATCGGCATcccgcagcagcagctcatgtACCTGGGCCATGATTTGGTCCTGGAGGGCGGCATGAAGGTGGTGAACCTTCCCTGCACTTCATCTTCCCAGCCTCTCATTCTGCTCAGCAGCACGCCGGAGACCAACGCCAGCCTGCCCTTCAGAGAGC cGGAGACGCCTCCCTTTCCATCCAAGTTTGACGTAGCGACAGATTACAATTTCTCCAAG gtaataGTGGGAATAGTTCACCAGTACAAGAGAATCGTACTGTTGCTTCACACATACAGAGAGTTGCTGCTGCAGGGATACTACAGCTACAT GATGAAGTTGCGTCACGAGTGCACAGAGGCCATGCACAGCATTGCAATAATCACCATTAGACTGCAGTCCTACCTCAGCGCGCAGCACAGGATTCACAAACT AGCTTTATATTCGGCTGAAAATCAAGGCTCCGTTGATAACTCCagtcagaagctgcagctg GTTCATCAGCATCTGCCTATTTATTCTGCTGGCATCCGAGAGTTTCAGACTCAGCTGGAGCACCTGCAGATACAGCAGGCCAAGCTGGCGGAGACCCTCACTCATGATAAGGG CTGTCAGAAGATGCAGATGCTGCTGGAGAAGATAACAGCAATTCATCAGCAGTATCGCAAAGACAGACTCACAGGAA AACTTCTGTATAACGATGAGCAAATACACAAGTTTGAGAA AATCCACCTGTTGTCCCACATTAAGCGGGTGAAATCTCTCTTCAGAGAGGAATGTGTGCAGAGGTATAAAGAGCTCTTGGCCTCAACAAGGACGTGGAGCAG cattttgctGAACATGCAGACTCGACTGCAGGACTTCACTTCTTTCTCTGCTGGCTTACTGGGAGACTTGGATGTTAGCgagcagcagcagagtaaa GCCATGGACAGAATCCTTAGCTCTTCTCAGTTTGGTAGAGCTGAACAGCAGCCTGAAGTCACACCCAGGGACAAATCTCAGATGGTCTTCAG GATGCATCATCTGAGGGACGAAATGGAGCTTCTGGTCAGAGAACTACAGTGTAACAACAGCATCATAGAGAG CCTCGGCGGAGTGAATTCTTCAGCTGCTCTGGAGGCCGGTCCGACCAGACCGTCCACACTGTGA